A genome region from Planctomycetia bacterium includes the following:
- the wecB gene encoding UDP-N-acetylglucosamine 2-epimerase (non-hydrolyzing), which yields MRRRRLFFSIGTRPEAVKLAPLVRVCRARPTEFEVFVCLSGQHRELVTPLVDYFELRPNCDLQVMSPNQNLAELTSRCLRKVDDVLGQYGPDFVIVQGDTTTAAATAQAAFFREKPIVHVEAGLRTGSLASPFPEEFNRRLISLAASFHCAPTEQAAANLQAEGTASGRIRITGNTGIDALLWTAERERVRIQESSAAPSPLVLITAHRRESVGLGIANICAAVKMLAARFPKHRFAWPLHPNPKVEEPVRGALGNLPNVELGPALDYPEFVRTMDRATLILTDSGGVQEEAPSLGKPVLVLRNDTERPEGIAGGCAELVGIDPARIVDRATHYLEASPAVGKRLPSANPYGDGKASERIADWLAEFDPDRVNGS from the coding sequence ATGCGACGTCGACGACTATTCTTCTCGATCGGAACCCGGCCCGAGGCCGTTAAACTGGCGCCGCTGGTGCGCGTCTGTCGCGCCCGCCCGACCGAGTTCGAGGTCTTCGTCTGCCTCAGCGGACAACATCGGGAGTTGGTGACGCCGCTGGTCGACTACTTCGAGCTTCGGCCCAACTGCGACTTGCAAGTGATGTCGCCGAATCAGAACTTGGCCGAGTTGACGAGCCGATGCTTGCGCAAAGTCGACGACGTGCTCGGCCAATACGGGCCCGACTTCGTGATCGTGCAAGGAGACACGACGACGGCCGCGGCGACGGCGCAAGCGGCGTTTTTTCGTGAGAAGCCGATCGTGCATGTCGAAGCCGGCTTGCGCACGGGGAGCCTGGCTTCGCCGTTTCCGGAAGAATTCAATCGACGGCTGATTTCGTTGGCGGCGAGCTTTCATTGCGCTCCGACGGAGCAAGCCGCGGCGAATCTTCAAGCGGAAGGGACGGCGAGCGGGCGGATCCGCATCACGGGAAACACGGGGATCGACGCCTTGCTATGGACCGCCGAACGGGAACGCGTGCGGATCCAAGAGTCCTCGGCCGCGCCGAGCCCGCTGGTGTTGATCACGGCCCATCGCCGCGAGAGCGTCGGCTTGGGGATCGCGAACATTTGCGCCGCGGTGAAGATGCTGGCCGCGCGGTTCCCGAAGCATCGCTTCGCTTGGCCGCTGCATCCGAACCCGAAGGTGGAGGAACCGGTACGCGGGGCGCTCGGCAACTTGCCGAACGTCGAGCTTGGTCCGGCGCTCGATTATCCGGAGTTCGTGCGGACGATGGATCGCGCGACGTTGATTTTGACCGATTCCGGCGGAGTGCAGGAAGAAGCACCGTCGTTGGGGAAGCCGGTCCTGGTATTGCGGAACGATACCGAACGGCCGGAAGGAATCGCTGGCGGCTGCGCGGAGCTCGTCGGCATCGATCCGGCGCGCATCGTCGACCGCGCCACGCATTATTTAGAGGCATCGCCGGCAGTGGGGAAGCGACTGCCGAGCGCCAACCCCTACGGCGACGGCAAAGCTTCGGAGCGCATCGCCGATTGGCTGGCGGAGTTCGATCCTGATCGGGTAAACGGATCGTAG
- a CDS encoding LysR family transcriptional regulator, whose amino-acid sequence MELQQLRYFVAVANHANFTRAAEACLVSQPSLSQQIIKLERELGQPLFERLGRTARLTEAGRTFQDHAEQVLRLVEDAKARLTDSADTGRLVIAAIPTIAPYMLPQLLDDFRRECRGAKIEVVEETTRNAIELCVRGEVDLILLALPVVLEHLRTAPLFTEELHLVLPKKHRLAGKPRITTADIADEPLLLLNDTHCLTENALSFCRQKSLQPIVTSRVSQLATLQELVSLGQGLSFVPEMAKRLDTAKSRVYRSLAGDRPERTIGIAWHEFRYQTKLFRRFVDWLHPWAKEFGRTE is encoded by the coding sequence ATGGAACTCCAGCAACTCCGCTACTTCGTCGCCGTTGCTAATCATGCCAATTTCACGCGGGCCGCCGAGGCCTGCTTGGTTTCGCAGCCGTCGCTGAGCCAGCAGATCATCAAGCTCGAACGGGAGCTCGGGCAGCCGCTGTTCGAGCGGCTCGGCCGGACCGCCCGACTCACCGAAGCCGGCCGGACGTTTCAAGATCATGCCGAACAAGTGCTACGTCTCGTCGAAGATGCGAAAGCGCGTCTCACCGATTCCGCCGACACCGGCCGGCTCGTGATCGCGGCGATCCCGACCATTGCGCCGTATATGTTGCCGCAACTGCTCGACGACTTTCGCCGCGAGTGCCGAGGGGCGAAGATCGAAGTCGTCGAAGAAACGACGCGCAACGCGATCGAGTTGTGCGTGCGCGGCGAGGTTGACTTGATCTTGCTCGCGCTGCCGGTCGTGCTCGAGCATCTACGCACCGCCCCTCTCTTCACCGAGGAGTTGCATCTGGTCTTGCCGAAGAAGCATCGCCTCGCCGGCAAGCCGCGCATTACGACGGCCGACATCGCCGACGAACCGCTGCTGCTTTTAAACGACACGCATTGTCTGACCGAAAACGCCTTGAGCTTCTGCCGACAAAAGTCGCTGCAACCGATCGTGACTTCACGCGTCAGCCAACTGGCGACGCTGCAAGAGCTCGTCTCGCTCGGGCAGGGGTTGTCGTTCGTGCCGGAGATGGCGAAGCGGCTCGACACGGCCAAGTCGCGCGTTTATCGCTCCCTCGCCGGCGATCGACCCGAACGGACGATCGGCATCGCCTGGCATGAGTTTCGGTATCAAACGAAACTCTTTCGCCGCTTCGTCGACTGGCTTCATCCGTGGGCGAAGGAGTTCGGCCGCACCGAATAA
- a CDS encoding carboxymuconolactone decarboxylase family protein — protein MSAEPTITSAVEVLLAPLPDACKDLRLNLTGMLRGGSVDQSTTYCSALAAAYFVGAQELAQALRADSASLLTDDEASDAQAAASLMGMTTVYYKSRDLLGKPTYEQMRPSLRMNRMMSPASRVKYEAAAMTCAAIAACPACLKAHEKKLIEYEWSEGQIHELLRIAAIVHGTGIALGSIR, from the coding sequence ATGTCGGCGGAACCTACCATCACCTCGGCAGTGGAAGTGTTGCTCGCCCCGCTTCCGGATGCGTGCAAGGATCTCCGTCTGAACCTGACGGGCATGCTGCGCGGCGGTAGCGTCGATCAATCGACGACCTATTGCTCGGCCTTGGCTGCCGCTTATTTCGTCGGCGCTCAGGAGCTCGCCCAAGCGCTGCGGGCCGACAGCGCGTCGCTTTTGACCGACGACGAAGCCTCGGACGCGCAGGCCGCGGCTTCGCTCATGGGAATGACGACCGTGTACTACAAATCGCGCGATTTGCTCGGCAAGCCGACCTACGAGCAAATGCGGCCGAGCCTGCGCATGAATCGGATGATGAGCCCGGCCTCGCGCGTGAAGTACGAAGCGGCGGCGATGACTTGCGCCGCGATCGCGGCTTGCCCGGCGTGCTTGAAAGCGCATGAGAAGAAGCTGATCGAATACGAATGGAGCGAAGGGCAGATTCACGAATTGTTAAGGATCGCTGCGATCGTGCATGGTACGGGCATCGCGCTTGGTTCGATTCGTTAA
- a CDS encoding peroxiredoxin, with the protein MLTVGTKFPEFKCHANVGPNAESLTLITNESAKGKWSVFVFYPKDFTFICPTELVDFNKRLADFADRDAVVYGASTDNEYSHLAWCQQHTDLRNLKYPLLAAQKLSSDLWILDPNENVCLRATYVVDPNGIIQWASANALSVGRSTEEVLRVLDALQSDELCPCNWKKGEATIKV; encoded by the coding sequence ATGTTGACGGTCGGCACCAAGTTTCCTGAGTTTAAGTGTCATGCAAATGTCGGCCCGAACGCCGAGTCGCTCACGTTGATTACGAACGAATCGGCCAAGGGCAAATGGAGCGTCTTCGTTTTCTATCCGAAAGACTTCACGTTCATCTGCCCGACCGAGCTCGTCGATTTCAATAAGCGTTTGGCCGATTTCGCCGATCGCGATGCCGTCGTCTACGGCGCCAGCACCGACAACGAATACTCGCACCTGGCGTGGTGTCAGCAACACACCGACTTGCGGAACTTGAAGTATCCGTTGTTGGCGGCGCAGAAGTTGTCGTCGGATCTTTGGATCCTCGACCCGAACGAGAACGTCTGCCTTCGTGCGACCTACGTCGTCGATCCGAACGGCATCATTCAATGGGCGAGCGCCAACGCGTTGAGCGTCGGCCGGAGCACGGAAGAAGTATTGCGCGTCCTCGACGCCTTGCAATCGGACGAGCTTTGCCCCTGCAATTGGAAGAAGGGGGAAGCGACGATCAAGGTGTAG
- a CDS encoding SDR family oxidoreductase — MASRIFLVTGGAGFIGSHIVEALVRRGDRVRVLDNLCTGKLENIAPWADRLEFLQGDLVDEAIVAKAVAGVDCIFHEAALASVSLSVEAPLQTHAACVTGTVNLLDAARRAGVRRLVYAASSSAYGDQPSSAKRETDLPAPISPYGAAKLAAEIYCRSFAATFGIETVCLRYFNVFGPRQDPDSAYSAVIPLFITALLAGRRPTVYGDGGQSRDFTFVSNVVRGNLLAADAPAANVNGRVINMANGRSLSLLELIAALNRQLGTDVQPIHAPARIGDVRESMADITLARSVLGYEPEIDFEEGLKRSIDYYRTIVKR; from the coding sequence TTGGCTTCGCGCATCTTCTTGGTTACCGGCGGCGCTGGCTTTATCGGCTCGCACATCGTCGAAGCGCTCGTTCGTCGCGGCGATCGGGTACGCGTGCTCGACAATCTTTGCACCGGCAAGCTTGAGAACATCGCCCCCTGGGCCGATCGCCTCGAGTTTCTACAAGGCGACTTGGTCGACGAGGCGATCGTTGCGAAAGCGGTCGCAGGGGTCGACTGCATCTTCCACGAAGCGGCGCTCGCTTCCGTTTCGCTGAGCGTCGAAGCCCCGCTGCAAACGCATGCCGCTTGCGTCACAGGAACCGTCAACTTGCTCGATGCCGCCCGGCGAGCCGGCGTGCGGCGCTTGGTCTATGCCGCGAGTTCGAGCGCGTACGGCGATCAACCCTCGAGTGCCAAGCGCGAGACCGACCTGCCGGCACCGATCTCCCCTTACGGTGCGGCGAAGCTCGCCGCCGAAATCTATTGCCGTTCGTTCGCCGCTACGTTCGGGATCGAGACCGTCTGCCTCCGGTACTTCAACGTCTTCGGCCCGCGACAAGATCCCGACAGCGCCTACTCGGCCGTGATTCCGCTCTTCATCACGGCCCTGCTCGCCGGCCGTCGCCCGACCGTTTACGGCGATGGAGGCCAATCGCGCGACTTCACGTTCGTCTCGAACGTCGTGCGGGGGAACCTACTTGCCGCCGATGCTCCGGCCGCGAACGTCAACGGTCGTGTGATCAACATGGCGAACGGACGTTCGCTAAGCCTGCTAGAGCTCATCGCCGCGCTGAATCGGCAACTCGGTACCGACGTGCAACCGATTCACGCCCCCGCGCGCATCGGCGATGTCCGCGAAAGCATGGCCGACATCACGCTCGCGCGCTCCGTGCTCGGCTATGAACCGGAAATCGATTTCGAAGAAGGGCTCAAACGCTCCATCGATTACTACCGGACGATCGTGAAGAGATGA
- a CDS encoding class I SAM-dependent methyltransferase, with the protein MTFGPAWQGLPPRNDAPDAEPANFALIRAAAERLAADLRLAELQTDHWQRLDLGQALIDDALDRCLAALIETGLWGRDNQIPSHELWRIAGPILECGGLQHRARFKPRGYAGDFEMLDDFWTRRENESLPGKLFDRYFLKQAAVEAVRARMEQAASAIMRPALEPEREELRVVSIGSGAATDLLQAAKLLPESACRKLRYSLVDIDEHALEFAKRRLDATLAPEQTTAHRENLFRLAKGRRGAALVADADVVLCTGLFDYLGDADAAAMLAMFWRGLRAGGTLLVGNFAPHCPTRAYMEWLGNWYLVYRTVEEFTLIADAAEIPAAQRRIGADRTGCDLFLVAEK; encoded by the coding sequence ATGACGTTTGGACCCGCCTGGCAAGGGCTGCCCCCTCGGAACGACGCGCCGGATGCCGAGCCCGCGAACTTCGCGCTGATCCGCGCCGCGGCCGAGCGTTTGGCAGCCGATCTCCGCCTGGCCGAACTGCAAACCGACCATTGGCAACGCCTCGACCTCGGCCAAGCCTTGATCGACGATGCGCTCGACCGCTGCTTGGCCGCACTCATCGAAACCGGTCTGTGGGGTCGCGACAACCAGATCCCCAGCCATGAACTCTGGCGCATCGCCGGGCCGATCCTCGAATGCGGCGGCTTGCAACATCGAGCGCGCTTCAAACCGCGGGGCTACGCCGGCGACTTCGAGATGCTCGACGACTTCTGGACGCGTCGTGAAAACGAATCGCTGCCCGGCAAGTTGTTCGACCGCTACTTCTTGAAACAAGCGGCCGTCGAAGCGGTGCGGGCTCGTATGGAACAAGCCGCTTCGGCGATCATGCGGCCGGCGCTCGAGCCGGAGCGCGAGGAATTGCGCGTCGTCAGCATCGGCAGCGGCGCCGCGACCGACCTGTTGCAGGCAGCCAAATTGCTCCCGGAGTCGGCGTGCCGCAAGCTCCGCTATTCGCTCGTCGATATCGATGAACACGCGTTGGAGTTTGCCAAGCGGCGGCTCGATGCCACGCTGGCTCCCGAGCAGACGACCGCGCATCGCGAGAATTTGTTTCGCCTGGCGAAGGGGCGTCGGGGAGCGGCGCTCGTTGCCGACGCCGATGTCGTGCTCTGCACCGGGCTCTTCGACTACCTCGGCGATGCCGATGCGGCGGCGATGCTCGCGATGTTTTGGCGCGGGCTCCGCGCCGGTGGAACGCTGCTCGTCGGCAACTTCGCGCCCCATTGCCCGACGCGCGCCTATATGGAATGGCTCGGCAATTGGTATCTCGTCTATCGCACGGTCGAGGAGTTTACGCTGATTGCGGACGCGGCGGAAATTCCCGCGGCGCAACGTCGCATCGGAGCCGATCGAACCGGCTGCGATTTGTTTCTCGTCGCGGAAAAGTAG